In the genome of Sphingobium sp. CR2-8, the window CGGAAAGAGATGCCAGGGCGTCACCAGATTGAGATGCACCTCGATTTCCACCAGTTCGCCCAGATCGCCGCGCGCCACGGCGTCCGCCACCGCCAGCATCATCGGCGCATAACGTAATTGGAAATTGACCGCCGCGATCAGGCCACGTGCCCGGCACATCGCCCGGATCGCGCTCGCCTCCTCCAAATTCAGCCCCATCGGCTTTTGCAGCAGCACGCTTGCTCCTTCGGGCAAGGCCGCCAATATCGCCCGATGCGCGACCGGCGGCGCGGCGACATCGAACACGGCGTCCTGCGCGGCGGCCTCGTCCAACGACCTGAACACGCGCGGAATGTCCCACGCCTCCGCCAACGCCTTCGCCCGCCCTGCATCGGTGTCGAACAGCCCGGCCACGGCAAAACCCGCCTTGCGATAGGCGGGCAGATGCGCGTCCTTCACGATCCCGCCCGCGCCGATGATGACGATGGGCCGGGGAGCGGACGGCATCGCCCAGCTTTGCCGCAGCGCCCTCACAGGATCGCCTCCGCCGCAGTTTGCGCCTGCGCCAGCAATGCGCCGGTCGGCACGTCGCTGGTCATCGCCTTGCCCAGCATATCGTCCACCACATGACTGATCGCGGCCAGATGCGGCGTCGGCGGCATCGTGCGGGCATGCGCATGCAGCCAGTCGAGCTTGTGATAATAGGGGATCGTCGCATTGATGTCCGGATCGTTCCAGCTCGACCGCCGCACCCCGATAGCGCCCTCCGTCGTGGTCAGCTTGTCCATCGGCGCGCTCGCCAGATGGCGCAGGAAATTCCAGGCCAGCGCCTTGTTGCGCGATCCCGACCCGATCCCCAGCACCCAGAAGACGTTCAGCGACACGCTCGTCCCGCCGGGGCCGGCGGGCAGGGGGGCAACGTCGACCAGGCCGCGAACCTTGCTGTCCTCCGCCGTATCGGCATAGGCGGCAAAGCCGAACCAGTTCGCCATCATCGCGACCTTGCCCTGCGCGAACAACATGCCCGACGCCACGCTGTCCGTCTCGCGCGCACCCGGGGCGACCGCGCGCGCATCCCCCGCCAGCGCCCGCAGATAGTCCAGCGCCGCATGGGCCTGCGTTGACAGGAAATCCGGCCGTCCCCCTGCATCGAACGGCTCGCCGCCGCGCGACCAGATATGGATGCAGAAATCGTAGAATCCGTTATGCCCATCGGGAAACTGCGCCAGCACCGTGCCGTAGCGTTCCTCTTCCGGCCGATGCAGCACACGGGCGGCGGTATGAAAATCCGCCCATGTCTGCGGCACGGCCAATCCCGCCTCGGCCAGCAGATCCTTGCGATAGACCAGGCATTCCGGCCCGTCATGGTAGGGCATCCCCCAATAGCCCCCGGCAAAGTGCTGCATCGTCGTCAACGACGGCGACCAGGCGTTGGGAAAATCGGCGATCGGCGCGCGCGCCATGAGTGGCGTCAGATCCTCCAGCAGCCCTTCGCCTTGCGCCTGCGCCAGCCAGTCGGTCGCCATGAAGGCGATGTCCCATTCGCCGGTCGCCAGTCCCCGCCGCGCGATGATCGCGTCATGCAGCGGATTGAGGTCCATCGCGACCGGCTCGATATCGGCCTCTATCCCGGCGGTCGCGCGGAAATCCGCGAACTGCTTGACGATGGCGCTCTCGAACGGCCCGAACCGCCGTACCGCAATGCGCAGGGTGGGCCTGCTCATGCCGCGCCTCCCTTGGGCCGCCGCGCCCGTCCTGCGCCCACCGTATAGATGGCCGCCGCCGCGATCACGACCACGCCCTCGATCAGCCCCTGATAATTGGCGCCCAGATTGAGGATGTTGAATCCATTGGTCAGCGTGAACAGCAGCAGCGCGCCGACCACCGTCTTCACCACGCTCCCGGCCCCGCCGAACAGCGATGTGCCGCCCAATATCGCTGCGGCGATCACCGTCAGTTCCGCCCCCTGCAAGGCGGTCGGATTGATCGCGCCCAGTCGGCAGGCGAAGAGGATACCGGCAAAGCCCGCTGCCACGCTCGACAGGACGAACGCGCCGATCCGATAGGCGTTGACGTTGATGCCCGACAGCCGCGCCGCCTCCGCATTGCCGCCGACTGCATAGACCCGCCGCCCGACCACGGTGAAGCGCAGCACGAACCCGATGACGCCCGCAAAGATCGCCAGATAGACAACCGGCGCGGCGACGCTCACCTCACGCCCCGCCAGCAGCGCGCCGACGACCAGGGCAACGCCGCCGATCGCAGACGGCGTCCGCCGCCATGTCGCCGCCAGTCCCAGCAAGCCCAGCCCCACGACCAGCATCGGCCAGAACAGCGGCATCCGCCCGCTTTCGAACGCCAGCATCTGCGCCAGCACATCGGGCCGGTCCACCATCAGCGATCGGCCGTCCGTCAGGATCAGCACCAGCCCGCGCACCGCCGTCAGCGTCCCCAGCGTCACGATGAACGCGTTGATCCCGACAAACTGCACGATCGCGCCATTGAGCAGCCCGATTGCGCCCGCCGTACATAGCGCCGCAACCGCCGCCGCCGGAAAGCCGATCTGCCCGGCCAGCGCGATCAGCACGGCCGCGGCAAGGGCGGCCACCGACGCCACCGACAGGTCGAACGCGCCGGTGATCAGCATCACCGTCATGGCGACCCCCATGATGCCGACCAGCGACGCCTGATAGGCGATGTTCCCCAGATTCTGCCCCGAAATATAGGGCGGCAGGCCCCGGCTGGCCGCGATCCCCGCCAGCACCGCGACCAGCAGCGCCAGCGCATAATAGACGCCCGCCTCGCGCAGGCCGAAAATGCGCCGCATAGTCTGCGCGTTCATGCGGATACTCCTTGGGAAACATCCGCCCGGCTTCCCCGGCGGCCAGAATGAGGTCGGTCTTGCTGATCTGCGCCGGATCGACCTGCGTCACCACGCGCCCGTCGCGCATCACCAGGATGCGATCGCAAATGGCGATCAGTTCCTCGAACTCGGACGACACCAGCAGGACCGGCAATCCGTCGTCGGCCAGCGCGCGCACCAGCCGCAGGATGTCGGTCCGCGCGCCGATGTCGATGCCTGCGGTCGGCTCGTCCAGCATCAGCACACGGGTCCGGGCTTTCAGCCATTTGGCGATCACCACCTTCTGCGCATTGCCGCCCGACAGTTCCGATGGCAGCGCATCGACGCCCGGCGTCTTGATCGACAGGCGTTCGATCGCCGCCTGCGCTTCCGCGCGCTCCCGATCCTGGGCCCGCAACAGCCCCAGATCGTCGCCCAGCGCGATATTGTCGCTGATCGACAACAACGGCGCATAGCCCTGTTTCGCCCGATCCTCCGGCACCAGCGCCAACCCGGCCATCACCGCCTCGTCGGTCCGCCGCGCCACCGGCTGTCCATTCAGCAGGACCACCCCACGCGCCTGCCGGTCCGCGCCGAAAATCGCATGCAACAATGCACTGCGCCCCGACCCCAGCAGCCCGGCGATCCCGACGATCTCGCCCGTCCGCACCGTCAGGTCGGTCGGCGCCAATCCGGCAGACGCCAATCCCCGCACCTCCAGCACGGCCTCGCCAAAGTGCCGGTCCCGCCCATCGCGATGCAGCGCCGCGACCGATCGTCCGGCAATGGCGTCGGCGATATCCGTTTCGGTAAGGTCCGCCGTGCGCGCGTCCAGCACCGCCCGTCCATCGCGCAGCACAGTCACGCTGTCGGTCAGCGCCACGATCTCGTCGATGAAATGCGAAATGAACAGCACCGTCCGCCCCTCCGCCTTCAGTCGCCGGATCGTCGCATAAACAGTGTCCCGCTCATGCCCGGCCAGCGATGCGGTCGGTTCGTCCATGATGATCAGTTGCGCGTCCGCCGTCAGCGCGGCCACGATGGCGATCATCTGCCGCTTGCCGATGGGCAGATCCTCGACCAGCGCATCCAGCGGGAAGGGATCGCCCAGATCGGCGACGATCGCCTGCACCTTCGCCCGCACCGCCCGGTCGTTGCGCCATAGTCCGCCAGCATCCAGCAGGATATTCTCCATCGCCGACAGCGTCGGCACCAGCGGGACATGCTGATAGAGGGTCGCGATTCCCGCCGCTCTCGGCGCGGCCGGACCGGTCCAGGCGCGCGGCTCGCCCCGCCATGCGATCGCCCCGCCACTGGGCTGCAACGCGCCTGCCAATATCTTGATCAGTGTCGATTTGCCTGCGCCGTTCGCGCCCAGCAGGCCATGCACCGTCCCGGCCTCGATCGACAGATCCACGCCCTTCAGCGCCGTGGTGCCGTTGGGAAAGGTCTTCGCAATCCCCTCTAGTGCCAGGACAGGCATCACCACTGCCCCACGCACGCATCGACATTGGTCCGCGTAACGGCAGGAATGGGATAGGTCTGGAAGCGCGCGCCTGCTTTCCCCCTTGCGCCGCGCGATGCAGCGCCGCGAACGCCAGCGCGCCGAGCGCCTCGGGCTTGAAACAGACCGTGCCGTCCACCGCCCCCGCCTTGATCGACGCGATGGCCAGCCGCGATCCGCCCACGCCGATCAGCCGCGCTTTTGATCCCGCTGCCCGCACCGCCCGCGCGCAGCCGACCACCATGTCGTCGGCTTCGTTGAAGAACAGGTCGACCTGCGGCTGCGCGCTCAAAATATTCTGGCACGCCGCCTCACCTCCTTCGGCCGACCAGTTGCCCGGCTGCGACGCCACGATCCGATAGCGCACGCCCGCCGCGTCCAATGCCCGCATAAAGCCCCGCGCGCGCTGTTCGACTTCGGGATAGCCCGCTGCGCCCTCGATCACGGCGATCCGCGCCGCGCGCGCCTTGGGCAACAAGGTCGCCGCCAGTCGCCCGGCCGCTTCGCCCGCCGTCACCTCATCCTGCGATACCAGCGCGGTCAGCCCGGGATAGACGTCGCGCACGTCGCGCGTGCGCGGATCGCCGATCAGCGCCGCCACCGACGCTACCGCTATGCCACGCCGCCCGATCCGGTCGACCCAGCCCTGCGCCACCATGCTGTCGATCGGCATGATCGCGATGCCCTTGACCTGTTGCGCGACCAGATCGTCGATATCATTGGCCTGTTTCTGCACGCCGCCCTTCGCGTCCAGCACCACCGCGACGGCGCCCGCTTGCGCCGCCGCGTCGCTGAATCCCTTGGCGATGGCCGCCGCGAAGGGATAGCTCAGCCCCACGGTCGACAACCCATAGCGATCGCCGCCCACAGGCAGGGCAGGGGCGGGCGACCGTCCCGCCATGACCGCCTGCCGCACACTCAGCAGGGAAGCCGCCGCAACCAGCACGGTCACGATCGACAATCCGGTCAAGATATGGCGGCTGCGCAGGATCATGGGTTCAGGCGTGCCGCCGCGTCACCAGATAGAGATGCTCGCACGCCAGCACGGTTTCGTCGCGCTGGTTGCGGATGTCGACCGCTTCGGTGACGATGCCATGGCCGGCGCGTTTGGGATGATCGCGCATGTCGGCGATGCGGGTGATGGTGCGGATCGTGTCGCCGATATGCACCGGCCGGATGAAGCGCAGCCGGTCATAGCCGTACGACATGGCGTGCGGATTGATGGTCGTCGCGGTCAGGCCGATGCCGATGCTGAATATCAACGTGCCATGGGCGATACGCTGCCCGAAATCCTGCGTCGCGCACCAGTGCGCGTCCATATGATGGGGGAAAAAGTCGCCGGTATGCCCGGCATGGACCACGAAGTCGGTTTCCGTGATGGTCCGGCCGAAACTCTGCCGTTCCGACCCGATGACATAGTCCTCAAAATACTGCTCGACGATCATGGGGCACCTGTCAGTTCGGATTGGATGGCGGATCTGTCCGCGCCCAGACGGGGGGCGGCCCTGTCATTCTTGATGATTTGCCCGTCGATCCGGATCGGGCAGCGGGTCAGAGCCAGCGTTTCGCCGTCGGGCGATCGCACCTGCTGCACCGCGTCCAGCGCGCCGAAGCCCGGATCGTTGGTCAGCGTCGGCCAGTCCTGCACCGGCGCGGCCCATATGCCCGCCGGTTCCAGCAGCGACAGCCAATGCGCGGTGGTGTCCGCGCGCAGATGATCGCGCAGCACGGCCTTGATCGCGTCGCGGCGGCTGAACCACTGTTCCGCCGGGAAAGCTGCCAATGCCGCACAGTCGATCAGCGCGCCCAGGCGATCCACAGGAGCCATGGCGATCGCGATATAACCGTCCGCCGTTCCATAAATGCCATAGGGCGCGGCCAGATAGAGATTGGCGTTGGCGATATCGCTCCGCTCCGGCATGGTGCCGCGTCGATTGAGATAGACCGCCAGATGCTCGAACTGCAAATCGATCGCCGTTTCGATCAGGCTGACGTCGACGCGCCCGCCTTCGCCGGTCACGCCCCGCCGCACCAGCAGCGCCAATATGCCCTGCACCAGTTGCGCACCGGCCATCATGTCGGTGATGGACAGCCCGGCGGGCACCGGCGGCCCGTCGCCATCGCCCGACAGCCAGGCGATGCCCGACAGCGATTGCACCAGCAGATCCTGCCCCGGCTTGTCGCGCCACGGACCTGTCGGCCCATAGCCGCTCACCCCGGCATAGACGATGCGCGGATGGATCGCCCGCACGTCATCCCACCCCAAGCCCAGCCGGTCCATGATGCCGGGTCGGAAATTGTGGATCAGCACATCCGCCCGCGCGATCAGTTGCTTAACCAGCGCCAGATCGTCGGCGTGCTTCAAATCGGCAGTCAGGCTTTGCTTGCCGCGATTGATCGCGTGGAACAGGGCGCTGTCCTGGTCGAACGGCAGGTCGGCCAGATACAGGCTCCGGCTTGCGTCACCACCATCGGGCCGTTCCACCTTGATGACCCGCGCGCCCAGGTCGCCCAGCCGCAGGGCGGCCGAAGGACCGGCCAGGAACTGGCTGAAATCCAGCACCGTCAGCCCGGTCAGGGGCAGCAGCGGCTTTCGATCCCTGGCATCAAACGGCAACGGACACCCTCTCCGTGATAATTATCATTTAATATGATATTTTCTCAGGCTATGGAGATGCATAGAATGAGTCAACCTAATTGTCCGACTAACTGGGGGCGCGCGATGCGAGGCATGACATGGGACCATCCGCGTGGCGTCGATCCGCTGCTGGCCGCCTCGCGCGCCTGGTACAACCGCACGGGGCAGGAAATCGTCTGGGACCGCCGCTCGCTCCAGGATTTCGAAACCTATCCGGTCGAGGAACTGGCGCGCCAATATGACCTGATCGTCATCGACCATCCCCATGTCGGACAAGTGGCCGACGCGGGATGCCTCGCGCCGCTCGATACGCTCTGCACTGCTACGGCTTTGGCGGAGATCGAGGCGGGCAGCGTCGGCCTCTCCTATCCCAGCTACCGATGGAAAGGGCGTCAATGGGCGCTGCCGATCGACGCCGCGACGCAGGTGCAGGCGTGGGTGCCCGGTCGTCTGGCCGCGCCGCTGCGAAACTGGGACGATGTCGTCGCGCTCGCGCGTGCCGGTGCGCTGGCGCTGCCGCTGCGCGCGCCGCACAGCCTGATGACGCTTTTCTCGCTGTGCGGCCTGGACGCTGTGCCCCTCAATGTCGATGGTCCGCACCTCTTCCCGGCGCAGGCCGCGACCGCCTATGACCGTCTGGCGCAATTGGCCGACCTGATCGACCCGATCGCCTATGATCAAGATCCCATCGCCGTGCTGGAGGTGATGGGCAGCGCGCATTCTGCCCTTGCCGCATCGCCCTTCATCTACGGCTATGTCAGCTATGCGCAGGATGGGTTCCGCCCGACGCGCATCGCCTTCCACGATCTGCCCGTCACCGGCGCGGCCGGTCCCGCCGGTTCGGCGCTGGGCGGCACCGGCCTCGCCATTTCCGCCAGCAGCGCCTGCCTGGCGGACGCCGCCGCCTTCGCCCAATGGGTCGCCAGCGGTCCGGTCCAGACCAACCTTTTTGCGCCCTCGGGCGGCCAGCCGGGGCATGCCCAGGCCTGGGAAGATGACGGCATCAACGGCCTGACCGCCGACTTCTACCGGGCCACCCGGGCCACGCTGGATCGCGCGTGGCTCCGTCCCCGCCATACCGGCTATATGGCCTTCCAGCAGCAGGCATCCGATCGCCTGAACCAGGCGTTGCGCACGCGCGAGGATGCGGCGTCCGCGATCGTCGCCCTCAACACGCTGTTCGCCCGGAGTTTCGGATGACCGACGATCGCCCCCTCGGCGGCCTGCTTGTGCTGGACATGGCGCAATTCCTCTCCGGCCCCTCCGCCGCGCTGCGCCTGGGCGACCTTGGCGCGCGGGTGATCAAGGTCGAACGGCCCGGGGCAGGCGATATCTGTCGCAGCCTCTATCTGACGGACACCGACATAGGCGGCGATTCCACCCTGTTCCACGCCATCAACCGGAACAAGGAAAGCATCGCGCTCGACTACAGGGACGAAGCCGATCGAGACATGCTCTACCGCCTCGCCGATCGCGCCGACGTGGTGATCCAGAATTTCCGCCCCGGCGTCGCCGATCGCCTGGGCGTCGGCCCGGACCAGTTGCGCGCCCGCAACCCCCGGTTGATCGTCGGCACCATTTCGGGCTATGGCGACGATGGCCCATGGGCCGGTTGGCCGGGACAGGATCTGCTGGCGCAGGCGCTTTCCGGCGCGATGTGGCTCAGCGGCAGCGCCGAAGACGGCCCGGTCCCCTTCGGCCTGTCCATCGCCGACATGTTGTCGGGCCATTTGCTGACCGAAGGGATATTGGCCGCCTTGGTCCGTCGCGGGATCAAGGGGGTGGGCGCCCATGTCGAAACCAGCCTGCTCGAAGCGATGGTCGACCTCCAGTTCGAAGTGCTCACCACCCATCTCAACGACGGCGGCCGCCTGCCGCGCCGGGCACAGGTCCGCAACGCTCATGCCTATCTTGCCGCGCCCTATGGCGTCTATCGCACGGCGGACGGCTGGCTGGCATTAGCCATGACGCCGCTGCCCAAGCTGGCGCCCTTGCTCGACGTCGCCCTGGATGGCGACGCCTTCATCGACCGGGATCGGCTCCAGTCCGTGATCGCGCACCGGATCGCGCAGCAGGATACGGCCAGCTGGCTCGTCCTTCTACGCGCGCAGGACATCTGGTGCGCGGAGATATTGCACTGGCCCGACCTCCTGGCGTCGGAGGCATTCCGCCGCCTCGACCTGCTGCAAACCATTCCCTCGCGCGACAGGCCGGTGGTGACGACCAGAAGCGCGATCCGGATCGACGGTCGCCGGTCAGACCGCCCCGCCGGCGCGCCGCACGTCGATCAGCAGGGCAGCGCGATCAGGGCGGAATTTGCCTGACGACCGGCGCGCAGGCTGAAAGCGCACGCGCGCGCCGTCGGCTAAAAGACCCTCCACCGTTGCTCGACACGCGTCCGGAAATCGATAGCGATCTTGGGTGTGACCGGTCGGAAATACAGGGCGGCCCGACCGGTAACGCACCGTGCGCCCTTGGCAAAGCGCCGCATACGGTGGACTATCGCCGCTCCACAAACGATCATCATGGAGGCCAGTTCATGACCATCGAAACCAGATTGCAGACGCTTAAATCGCGTCTTTCCGCAATATTGAACGATGACCTGCGCTACGCCGTGGCGGAAAAATCCGCGATCTCGGCTATATCGACCTGCGCGATTTCTTCCAGGCCAGGCCGGTTCCGGCGCATGTCACCGCGCTGGAAAAAATGCTGGGCGCACCGGCCTGAACGGACGGCCTGAACGGACGGGCGGTCAGTCTCTGACCGCCCGTTCCTCTCCTCCCACTAAGCCTTGCCGCGCCGCGGACGCAGCCCATCGCGCATCGCGATATTGGAATTGATCCGCGTTACCCCGGGCAGGCGCGACAAAATCTCGCTATGCAGCCGCTCATAGGCGTCGACGCTGTCCGCCTCCACGCGCAGCCAATAATCGACCGCGCCGGTCATCAGGAAGCATTCGCGTATCTCGGGACATTGCCGCACCGCATGCTCGAAACGCGCGAGATAATCCTCCGTCTGGCGATCCAGCGTCACCTGCACCAGAACATTGACCATCGCGCTGTCGTCGCGCCCGCCTGCGATCAGGGTGTAGCCGCGAATATAGCCCCGCGCTTCCAACTGCCTGATGCGCCGGTGGCAGGCGGAGGGGACAGGCCGACCTCCACTGCTATGTCGGCGTTGGACCGACGCGCATTGAGTTTCAGCAGGCGCAGGATAGCGCGATCGGGATCGTCGAGTCCATTGGTCATTCCTGCCAATCCTTAGGATGATTCTTCACATCTATGCCATAAGTAGCAAAAATCGCCCGAATTTTGCACGCCTATTCGAAGAAGCGTTGGATATCTTGGTTCTATCGGAAGGGGATCGGCATGCATTTCGGGACGGCGGCGACATTGCGCATCGATCTGGCGGCGCTGGTC includes:
- a CDS encoding ABC transporter substrate-binding protein; translated protein: MSRPTLRIAVRRFGPFESAIVKQFADFRATAGIEADIEPVAMDLNPLHDAIIARRGLATGEWDIAFMATDWLAQAQGEGLLEDLTPLMARAPIADFPNAWSPSLTTMQHFAGGYWGMPYHDGPECLVYRKDLLAEAGLAVPQTWADFHTAARVLHRPEEERYGTVLAQFPDGHNGFYDFCIHIWSRGGEPFDAGGRPDFLSTQAHAALDYLRALAGDARAVAPGARETDSVASGMLFAQGKVAMMANWFGFAAYADTAEDSKVRGLVDVAPLPAGPGGTSVSLNVFWVLGIGSGSRNKALAWNFLRHLASAPMDKLTTTEGAIGVRRSSWNDPDINATIPYYHKLDWLHAHARTMPPTPHLAAISHVVDDMLGKAMTSDVPTGALLAQAQTAAEAIL
- a CDS encoding ABC transporter permease, with protein sequence MNAQTMRRIFGLREAGVYYALALLVAVLAGIAASRGLPPYISGQNLGNIAYQASLVGIMGVAMTVMLITGAFDLSVASVAALAAAVLIALAGQIGFPAAAVAALCTAGAIGLLNGAIVQFVGINAFIVTLGTLTAVRGLVLILTDGRSLMVDRPDVLAQMLAFESGRMPLFWPMLVVGLGLLGLAATWRRTPSAIGGVALVVGALLAGREVSVAAPVVYLAIFAGVIGFVLRFTVVGRRVYAVGGNAEAARLSGINVNAYRIGAFVLSSVAAGFAGILFACRLGAINPTALQGAELTVIAAAILGGTSLFGGAGSVVKTVVGALLLFTLTNGFNILNLGANYQGLIEGVVVIAAAAIYTVGAGRARRPKGGAA
- a CDS encoding MaoC family dehydratase, giving the protein MIVEQYFEDYVIGSERQSFGRTITETDFVVHAGHTGDFFPHHMDAHWCATQDFGQRIAHGTLIFSIGIGLTATTINPHAMSYGYDRLRFIRPVHIGDTIRTITRIADMRDHPKRAGHGIVTEAVDIRNQRDETVLACEHLYLVTRRHA
- a CDS encoding CaiB/BaiF CoA transferase family protein, with the translated sequence MPFDARDRKPLLPLTGLTVLDFSQFLAGPSAALRLGDLGARVIKVERPDGGDASRSLYLADLPFDQDSALFHAINRGKQSLTADLKHADDLALVKQLIARADVLIHNFRPGIMDRLGLGWDDVRAIHPRIVYAGVSGYGPTGPWRDKPGQDLLVQSLSGIAWLSGDGDGPPVPAGLSITDMMAGAQLVQGILALLVRRGVTGEGGRVDVSLIETAIDLQFEHLAVYLNRRGTMPERSDIANANLYLAAPYGIYGTADGYIAIAMAPVDRLGALIDCAALAAFPAEQWFSRRDAIKAVLRDHLRADTTAHWLSLLEPAGIWAAPVQDWPTLTNDPGFGALDAVQQVRSPDGETLALTRCPIRIDGQIIKNDRAAPRLGADRSAIQSELTGAP
- a CDS encoding extracellular solute-binding protein, encoding MRGMTWDHPRGVDPLLAASRAWYNRTGQEIVWDRRSLQDFETYPVEELARQYDLIVIDHPHVGQVADAGCLAPLDTLCTATALAEIEAGSVGLSYPSYRWKGRQWALPIDAATQVQAWVPGRLAAPLRNWDDVVALARAGALALPLRAPHSLMTLFSLCGLDAVPLNVDGPHLFPAQAATAYDRLAQLADLIDPIAYDQDPIAVLEVMGSAHSALAASPFIYGYVSYAQDGFRPTRIAFHDLPVTGAAGPAGSALGGTGLAISASSACLADAAAFAQWVASGPVQTNLFAPSGGQPGHAQAWEDDGINGLTADFYRATRATLDRAWLRPRHTGYMAFQQQASDRLNQALRTREDAASAIVALNTLFARSFG
- a CDS encoding CaiB/BaiF CoA transferase family protein, producing MTDDRPLGGLLVLDMAQFLSGPSAALRLGDLGARVIKVERPGAGDICRSLYLTDTDIGGDSTLFHAINRNKESIALDYRDEADRDMLYRLADRADVVIQNFRPGVADRLGVGPDQLRARNPRLIVGTISGYGDDGPWAGWPGQDLLAQALSGAMWLSGSAEDGPVPFGLSIADMLSGHLLTEGILAALVRRGIKGVGAHVETSLLEAMVDLQFEVLTTHLNDGGRLPRRAQVRNAHAYLAAPYGVYRTADGWLALAMTPLPKLAPLLDVALDGDAFIDRDRLQSVIAHRIAQQDTASWLVLLRAQDIWCAEILHWPDLLASEAFRRLDLLQTIPSRDRPVVTTRSAIRIDGRRSDRPAGAPHVDQQGSAIRAEFA
- a CDS encoding Lrp/AsnC family transcriptional regulator, yielding MEARGYIRGYTLIAGGRDDSAMVNVLVQVTLDRQTEDYLARFEHAVRQCPEIRECFLMTGAVDYWLRVEADSVDAYERLHSEILSRLPGVTRINSNIAMRDGLRPRRGKA
- a CDS encoding AsnC family transcriptional regulator, yielding MTNGLDDPDRAILRLLKLNARRSNADIAVEVGLSPPPATGASGSWKRGAIFAATP